One window of the Lycorma delicatula isolate Av1 chromosome 3, ASM4794821v1, whole genome shotgun sequence genome contains the following:
- the LOC142320797 gene encoding uncharacterized protein LOC142320797, giving the protein MWQASHNSGDYHNQMNMSNHMKWISEKLLLNLPKEPKRVLIIDNASYHITEKAPTSNSTKNGKISYLKQKGIGFCENFLKPQLYEIIKSNKQRFASYLLDDMLQKDGRNVLRLPPYHPDLNLIETIWAEVKQYIRNRNTELDIE; this is encoded by the coding sequence ATGTGGCAGGCTAGTCACAATTCAGGAGATTACCATAACCAAATGAATATGAGTAATCACATGAAATGGatcagtgaaaaattattacttaacctTCCTAAAGAACCAAAAAGGGTTCTCATAATTGATAATGCTTCTTACCACATAACTGAAAAGGCACCGACATCTAACAGCACCAAAAATGGAAAGATATCTTACCTTAAACAAAAAGGAATAGGATTTTGTGAGAACTTCCTTAAACcgcaattatatgaaataattaagtcAAACAAACAGAGGTTCGCGAGTTACCTTTTGGATGACATGTTACAAAAAGATGGCCGTAATGTATTACGTCTGCCTCCATATCATCCAGATTTAAACCTAATAGAAACGATATGGGCAGAAGTAAAACAATACATTCGAAATCGAAATACGGAATtagatattgaatga